A single genomic interval of Anthonomus grandis grandis chromosome 17, icAntGran1.3, whole genome shotgun sequence harbors:
- the LOC126746298 gene encoding uncharacterized protein LOC126746298 — MVFSSSEQRDMVQIYYSLNRNSQRSCQQYLEQYPERPQPNYTYFGALDRNLSLYGSFTKPRNMYGTRVHPETEQAIINAVTQNPQGSTRQFSRELNMPSTRIHRVLRKNRYRPYKLHISQELKHGDTDRRLQFCNWLNEKLQDDEDFLNKIIWTDECNFSTNGLFNRNNEHFYSVENPRQNREVRRQGHNSFNVWVGLYRNRILGPIIYDGNLTAECYLDLILPNIFDVLENEPLDIIRDLWWQQDGAPPHNGRNVTRFLNHNFPNQWIGNQGLVRWQARSPDLSPLDYFLWGYLKNRLFKNTPNDINILRANLLTELRGIRARTIQRAVSGNLRRRIQKCIEVQGQLFEYLL, encoded by the exons ATGGTATTCTCCAGTAGCGAACAACGTGATATGGTCCAAATTTACTATTCTTTGAATAGAAATTCGCAACGCTCCTGCCAACAATATCTGGAGCAATATCCAGAGCGCCCCCAACCTAATTATACGTATTTCGGAGCTTTGGACAGGAACCTTAGCCTCTATGGAAGTTTCACTAAACCTCGAAATATGTATGGGACTCGAGTGCATCCTGAAACCGAGCAGGCGATTATTAATGCT GTTACCCAAAATCCGCAAGGTTCAACCAGACAATTTTCCCGTGAATTGAATATGCCAAGTACCCGTATCCACAGAGTATTGAGAAAAAATCGCTATCGCCCCTATAAACTTCATATCAGTCAAGAACTTAAGCATGGAGATACCGATAGAAGGCTTCAGTTTTGCAATTGGTTGAACGAAAAACTGCAAGATGATgaagactttttaaacaaaataatttggacAGATGAATGTAACTTTTCGACCAACGGGCTATTTAATCggaataatgaacatttttattcagTCGAAAATCCGAGACAAAACCGCGAAGTAAGAAGACAGGGGCATAATTCTTTCAATGTTTGGGTGGGTCTTTACAGGAATCGAATTTTGGGACCTATTATATACGACGGTAATTTAACTGCTGAGTGCTATTTAGATTTAATTCTGCCAAATATATTCgatgttcttgaaaatgaaCCTCTTGATATTATCCGCGATTTGTGGTGGCAGCAGGATGGTGCACCACCCCATAATGGAAGGAATGTCACAcgatttttaaatcataattttcctaATCAGTGGATTGGAAATCAAGGGTTGGTGCGCTGGCAAGCTAGAAGTCCCGATCTTTCCCCGttggattattttctttggggctatttaaagaacagactaTTTAAGAACACCCCAAATGATATAAACATTTTACGTGCAAATTTATTGACAGAATTAAGGGGTATACGAGCCAGGACTATCCAGCGGGCAGTGTCTGGAAATTTACGTAGAAGGATACAGAAATGTATTGAGGTGCAGGGTCaactatttgaatatttactttaa